In Sphingobacterium sp. SYP-B4668, the sequence ATGGCAAATGGGGGTTATCAAAAGACGAGTTTATAGACAATGACAATTGGCCCTATCAATTGTATGTCCGTGAGGCTCGACGTATGGTGAGTGATTATGTAATGACTCAAGCAGATTGTGAAGGAAAGACTTCTTTGGGGCAATCAATAGGGAAAGCTCTATATGCTTTTGATAGTCACGTGGTACAGCGTTACGTTGCTTTTGATGGGAATGTGAAGAACGAAGGGGGATTTCATAAAGTCTTAAATGTACCTTACACTCTTAACTACGGGTTAATTCTGCCGAAAAAGATAGAATGTTCTAACTTGTTAGTCCCAATCTGTGTTTCTGCATCACATGTTGCATACTCTTCGCTGCGAATGGAACCAACATATATGGTGCTGGGGCAATCGGCTGCTTGTGCAGCTCTAATTGCATTGAAGTATAACCTTGCCGTGCAAGATATTAATTATAATGAATTAAAAGCTTTCTTATTGAATAGGAGGGTGGTTATCTAATGAAATGAATATGTATAAATTTAGTATTAGGGGGGGGTATGGGGTATCAAACTTTGGTGATGATCTGTTGATGATTGTTTTTGAAAACTACTTGATAAAGGAGTTCCCTGAGTCCCTGTTAAATTTTGAAAGTCAGGGCTTGAATTATCCAGTTAAGCTTTTAAAAAGATCAAGCTACGATGTGAAGTCATTTAAAGAAGATTGGTTAATTTATGGAGGCGGAACTCAATTTTTTGCATTTAGTGATAAAAATGAATTTACATTACTACAACGTATTCGACGAGCAATGTTGAGTCCAGAGATAATTTTGAATAAGATTCAGAGATATTTTGCTAAACCTAAGAAAGTTAACATTGCGATTTTAGGACTAGGCTTAGGACCTTTCTATAATGAAGAATATATAAGTATTGTAAAAGATTTATTAAAGGATACAAAATATATAGGTTTGAGAGATGAACAATCTTATTTGTATTGTCGCGATTGGGATATTAAGGCTACATTAGGAGCCGATGTTGTGTTTTCTTCATATTTTTATTTACCGCCATTTAAGGGAAATGAAGTAACTCAAAAGTCGAAAAAGATTGGTGTGATTGTGAGGGACTGGGAATGGGAGGAATCAGGCAGGGCATATTTTGAACCAATTTTGGATTTTGTAGAGGATTATCAAAGTAGACCGGATATCGAAATCCATTATATTCTATTCTCAACAAAAAAAGACAAGGAATGGATAACCTTAATTGGAGATAGTAAGAGAATAATCTGGAATCCAGATGAATCTACTGTAGATGATTTTTTAAAAGTGCTGGCTAATTTTGATGGATTTATATCAGCTCGGTACCACGGTGCTATAGTCGGTGCTTTGCTCGGAAAACCTGTGATTGCCATTGAAATTGAACCGAAATTAAGGTTGTTGCGAGATCAAATTCCTGAGATGCAGCTTTGGTCAAAGCCTTTTGATTTGGAGGAATTAAAAAATCTCGTCGAAAAGATGGATTTTAATGTAGATTATTCGAATTCAATAAGTAAGCTTAGAAATGCTTCTGATAAGATGCTTTTAGAGTTTAGAGAATTAGTAAATTTAAATAGATTATGATTAAAGTTGCTTTTTGCATTAGAGAGGATTATAAAACTCGGGGGGGCGGGGATGCTGTTCAAATGTTGAAAACCAAGCAGTATCTAGAATTCCATACAAAAGATATAGAAATCCAAGTTTTAACGAATCCTGCTGAATTAACAAAAGACAGATTTGATCTCTGTCATATATTTAATTTTTCGACTTACAAGCTAAGCGGAGCTTTTATTGAGAAAGCAAAATCAGAAGGAATTAAGATTGCTGCTTCTCCAATCTACTGGGATTATAGCGTTCTGATTTACGCAATTTTTTCAAAACTAAGGCTTTCAAAACTCAATTCGACAATTTTATCGCTCGAAAAACTCATTTCGAAAATAATTGGTGTTTTTTATCCTTTAATATTTCTGTCTTCAAAAAAATTCAGAGCTATTGTAAGCAGCTTCGTCTATAATTGCGATATTCTCTTGCCAAATTCTGAAGAGGAAATGACATTATTGTGCCAGTTTATAAAAAGAAAGAAGGCAACAATTAATTATGATGTTGTGGTTAATGCTTGTGAGGCTCACTACGTATTTGATTTAGAAAAGCAAAAGGCTGTCAACTTATTGTTGGCTCAGGGAAATATTAAGGGTGATTTTGTTTTACAGGTCGGACGTATAGAACCTATTAAGAATCAAATTAATCTTGTAAAAGCGCTGGAAAAAGACTCCGATATTCCAATCGTTTTTATTGGAGCAATTTCACATAGGGAATACTATGATACTTTAGCTCGGATTTGTAATCGCCGAGGAAACGTTTATTTCATCTCCGAGGTAGATCATGAACTGATTTACGACTTTTACAGACGTGCTAAATTACATGTATTACCTTCCTTGAGGGAGTCGCCGGGGCTCGTTTCTTTAGAAGCGTTATCTATGGGATGTCCAATTATTGTTTCGGATTACCCTTATTCACCTTTTGAGACTTATTTTGGAGAAAAAGTGACAAAAATAGATCCGCTCAATATTTCTGACATACGGACTAAAGTCTTGAAGGAATTTTGTAATAATGAAGAAAAAAAGTCCGGATTTAAGGCCTTTACTTGGGAAATGACTGCAGAACAAACGTATAATGCTTACGTTAAAATACTGAAAAAATGATTTCGGTTGAAAGAGCCCAGAGCACACTGGCTACACTTTTTTTAGTGATGGTTTTTTCTTTTCCTAGGACACTTCAGTCTCCGAAGATTATCGTACTTTTTATCCTGTTGCTTTTAATGGCTTTTAGGCCAAAATTAGGAGCTGCTTATTTAAACTTTTTTTTATCTTATCTATTCATTTTCATATCTCCTTTTTTGGTAGCTGGTATTAGAGGAAATGAAACAATTTTTGTACTTCATTCTTTTCTGATTTATTTCATATTTCCTTTTTTGGTAACAATAGTACTTCAAGTTTTTGATAGAAATAGACTTTTTTCAATTATTTATAGAAGTGCTTTCATATCCCTAGTATTAATAACGCTAACAGCTGTAAGTACGTTGTTACATGGAGTCGGAATATTCCCCATAAATTTAAATGCGATTTTCTACCCTGACGAAAATCGTATCGGCCTCAATGAAGGATTTATTCACATAATAAATTCTCCGCTAACTTATTATCTGTTTTTAATTCCGATAATTTTTAATCAGGGGAAGCAGCTAAATTTTAGAAACTGGAAGTTGTATCTCTTTCTCAGCCTTTTAATTTTTTCTGTTCTTACAGGAAGAAGAATTTTGCTTGTTCCTTTTATTCTCGTTATTTTAATAAATTTTAAGTATTATGTCCGCTATATTTCTTTATTTCTGGTTGCTCTAATGTTTATTATTCCCAAACAAAAATTCGAAAATTTTGAGTTTGAAAAGGTTGTAAGTCGCTTCCGAGATGCAGCTAGATCCTCTGGAGATTCAGAAGTCCGGAGTGAGCAAGGAACTTATTTTACTAAATATATCCTAGACCGCCCACTTGCTGGATACGGAATGGGGGCATATATGCCCGATTATTTGCGAAATAATGAGTTTAAAACTGCCTATGAAAATTCATTTCATTATTTAATATTTTGTGTTGGGGTTCCAATTGCGTTCATTCTTATTTGTATGTATTTATATTTGTTATATAGAAATTGGAAATTGGAAGTGGATAATTCGTTGAATGTAGGAATTTGCCTAGGAATTCTTTCGGTTCTATTAGCTTCATTTACCAATCCTTATTGGTTAAGTAGTTTTGATTATACTGTCCCGTTTGGAGTACTTATCACATTAGCTTTTAAAAGAACAATATGAGAGAGATTTTCGGAATATTAGTTACATATAATTCAGATATTCAGAAATTAGAAAGGAATATTGAATCTATTTTAGACCAAGTTGATAAAGTAGTGATATTTGACAATGGTTCGGGAAATAGAGAAGATATTGCTAAATCTGATATCATCGGAAGATGTGAGGTTTATTACAGTGATAAAAATATAGGATTAGGAGGAGCCTACAATTATTGGCTAAATAAGTATTGTCAGAATTATTCCTATTTTGTGACTTTTGATCAGGATACTTGGATTCCATCAAACACCCTTGTCCTTTTACAATCTATATTGGATTCTAACCGAAATATAGGGATTGTCGGACCCTCATTTTCGAGAAGTAACAGTAGTACTACAGAAGACGGAAAAGTACTTGATACATATACAATAATTCAAAGTTGTTGTTTATTTAGAACTGAACTTTTGCAAAAAGTTGGGGGGTTCAACGAGGATTATTTTATTGATTCTGTTGATTTCGAATATTGTTTACGGGTGGGCAAAGCGGGATACAGAGTAGTAAAGTACGATGGAGTGACAATAGAGCACAGTTTAGGTTCTGCAAAGAGGAAATTTGGAATTAACTACTACAGTCACAACTGCCTCAGGAACTATTATATAGCAAGGAATCACAGACATATTTCGAGTACCTACTTTATGGATTTTCCGTATTTTATTCTCAAAAAGAATTTTTTTTTCGTACTTCATATCCTTAAAGTACTATTTCTTGAAATGGATATGAAAAAAATAAAATGTTTATTTAAAGGCCTAATGAATAAGAGTTATGAATAGATTAAGCTTTTTGTCGGTACTTGCTTCGTCAAGTTGTTTTTATAAAGGGTCATCGAAAAACGAACGTGAGACAGTTAATGAAATAGCTGCTGTAAACAATGATGCGCGATCTTCATCCATAATAGATATAAAGCAATATGGGGTGAAGGGGGACGGTCATATTGATGATTCTCGAGCAATTCAAGTTGCTGTTGACGACTGTATTAAATTTAAAAAAACTCTTTATCTTTCGAGGCCAAGCAAATCTTACCTCTGTAAGAGCAAAATAATTATATCCGGTCAAATTTACATATACGGAGATGGAATGAGCATGTGTGGATTGAATTTTTTGAATAGTGATGGTTTTGAGATTTTGGAAGGTGTTAGTAATGTCATTTTTGAAAGATTTTCTATTAATCAAGCTATTAGATATACCCAAACAAGAAATCTCTTCACGGCCATAAAGGTGCTGGGGTCGACGAAAAAAAGACCTTATACGCATGTCTATCGAGATGTTTTTATAGATGGCTTTAATACAGCCTTCGATTCCAGTTGGCTGTGGGATTCCCATTTCGATAATATAAAAGTATTATTTGGTCAGATTGGTTTCAATATAAAAGGAACATCTGTAAATAATAATATAAGTAATTGTAGTGTCTCAGTATCTGGAGGTGGATCGAAGGGTGTCTTCTTTAGCGATGCTCAACAAGCAACTGAGGGATGGAGGATTACGAATTTATTAACTTATAATGCCGATATCGGTATTCATTCCCTTTATACCTCTAATGTATATGTAACGACTCCTATTTTAGATTTCTGTAAAGAGTATGGTATTTTGCTCGAATCAGGGAAAGGGCCCTCCACAAACTGGCAGGTTTTGGGAGGATATATAGCCATGAGTGGCAGGAGTAAATCCGCTATTTCAGTGAATAACGAGGTTAATAACAACCAAATCAGAGGCTGCAAAATTTCAAATGTAGATATTTTGGCCTATCCTGGGTCGTCTTGCGAGTATGGAATTGAATTAAAAGGGGTACTTGATCAAAAAGCGGCATTGAATGCAAATAGCTTTACAAATATAAAGAACGAATATTTTGCTAAATAAAATTATGAAGGAGTCTCTTAATCCTATTGTTCCTTTTATCTGTGTAAATTATGGAACGTATACAGAAACGGTAAAATACATCGAAAATGTTATTGGTTTAAAATTTGGTCAACGGGCACTTATTATAGTGATTGATAATACTCCAGATGAATTTGATTTCAATAAATTGTTGGAATATAAAGAAGAAAATCATCTTGAGGATGCGGTATTGAAGATTATTAGAGATGAGAATCGTGGTTATTTCCAAGGGCTTAATGTAGGTGTCAAATATGCCAGAAGTCTGAATAATGATTCTGGTTATTATGTAGTGGGCAATAATGACATAATTTTTGAGGACGATTTTATTAAATATATATTGGATTATCAATTAGATAGCGATACCCTTATTATATGCCCTGATGTAATCACTACAGAGGGATCACATGAAAATCCTCATGTTTTAAGAAAAATGGGCTTTCTAAGAAAGCTAAAGTATCAAGTGTATTATTCTAACTATTTTATTGCAAAAATTTTGAGTACTCTGAAAAGTACGGAAAGAAGATTTAAGAGGTATGATTCGCAAAAAAAAAATATTCATATGGGAATTGGCGCTTTATATATCTTGACTCCTAATTTCTTTAAGCATTTTGATTTTCTTTGGGAAGATGTCTTTTTATATGGAGAAGAAGCGATTCTGGCAGGTCAGGTTGGTTCAGTGAACGGTAAAATACTATATGACCCCTCTTTTGTTTGTTATCATAATGAATCTTCAACAACATCAAAAATTGAGCCAGCCTCTAAGTATAAAATAGTTCAACAGTCATATAAAGTGTACAAAAAATATTTGTAAATATGGAGATTAAAAGGAAAGTATTACTGATTACTGGAGGAACAGGTTCATTTGGTACAGCAGTTTTAAATCGATTTTTAAGTGGTGACCATTTTAAAGAAATTCGAATCTTCTCTCGGGACGAGAAAAAGCAGGATGATATGCGTAACCTCTATAGAAATGATAAAATTAAGTATTATATAGGGGATGTACGAGATTATTCAAGTGTTGAACCCGCAACACGTGGGGTGGATTATGTATTCCATGCTGCAGCGTTGAAACAAGTGCCGTCTTGTGAATTTTTTCCTATGCAAGCTGTAAAGACAAATGTTGAAGGCACGCAAAATGTAATCCGTGCAGCAGCTTCAAACGGTGTGAAAAAAGTAATTTGTCTAAGTACAGATAAAGCTGCTTATCCCATTAATGCAATGGGGATATCCAAAGCAATGATGGAGAAAGTGGCTGTGGCGGAAGCTCGCAACTTGACAGAGACTACTGTTTGCTTGACGCGTTACGGAAATGTAATGGCCTCTAGGGGTTCTGTTATACCTTTATTCTTAAATCAGATTCAAAAAGGCGAACCGATTACAATTACGGACCCTAACATGTCTCGCTTTTTTATGTCATTAGAAGATGCTGTAGATTTAGTGTTGTTTGCTTTTGAACACGGTAATCCTGGAGATCTTTTTGTCAATAAAGCGCCTGCAGGAAGTATAGGTGACTTGGCTAAAGCGTTAATCCAACTGACTGGAAAGGAAGTGCCCGTGAAGATTATAGGTACCCGTCATGGTGAGAAGCTATATGAGACGCTTTGCACCCGAGAGGAAATGATGAAAGCGGAAGATATGGGTGATTTTTATCGTGTCCCTGCGGATAATCGGGATCTGAATTATGCAAAGTACTTTTCGGAGGGGGAGCAGGATGTTTCTAGAATAGAGGATTACCACTCGCATAATACCACCCAACAAGGCGTTGATGGCTTGAAAGACTTGATATCCAAACTACCATTGATACGCAAAGAGGTTTTTGGTGAGGATGTTATGCAGTACCCCTATTAGATTAGAGTATTAGAATGTAAGATGCTATGAAAAGAATTGGAATTACGGGACAGCAAGGCTTCGTCGGAAGCCATTTATATAATACCTTAGGATTATTTCCTGACGAATTTGAACGTGTGAATTTCAAAAGGGCCTATTTTGATGATGCTGAGGCCTTAGATGAGTTTGTCCGTAAATGCGATGTCGTCGTACATTTGGCAGCAATGAATCGACACGAAAGTGAGCAGGTAATTTACGATACGAATGTTAAATTAGCCAAGGATTTGGTTGCATCTTTAGAGCGGACTAAATCAACAGCACATATCTTAATTTCCTCTTCTACGCAAGAAGAACGAGACAATCTATATGGCAAGTCAAAGAAAGAAGGCCGGGAGGCAATAGCATCTTGGGCTGAAGCCAAGGGAGGGAAGTTAACAGGACTAATTATACCAAACGTTTTTGGCGCGTTTGGTAAACCCTTTTACAATTCCTTTGTCGCAACTTTTTGCTACCAACTCACGCATAGGGAGCAACCAATTATAGCACATGATGGTGAGGTTACATTGATTTATGTACAAGAGTTGGTGGATGAAATAATTAACCAAATTCGTCGTGAAGAACATAGGCCCCATTGTGTAATAGAGCATACCGCTACAAAAAAAGTTTCAGAGGTACTAGCGCTCTTGGAAGGTTTCAAAGAAATGTATTTAGAAAATGGAGAGATCCCGATATTAGAAAATTCCTTTGAATTAAATCTCTTTAATACCTACCGGTCGTATATGGATTATGGTAATCTTTACCCACGCCATTTTCAATTGCATACAGATTCAAGAGGCACGTTTGTCGAGATTATCCGTATGGGTATTGGTGGACAATCTTCTTATTCAACAACTGTACCTGGGATAACCAGAGGTAATCATTTTCATACGCGCAAGATTGAGCGCTTCGCTGTGATTAAAGGTAAGGCTCTTATTCAATTACGTAAGGTAGATACTGACGAGATCTTTGATTTCTACTTGGACGGTACCCAACCTTCTTATGTCGATATGCCAATATGGTATACGCACAATATCAAAAATATTGGGAATGAAGAGTTGATTACTATGTTTTGGATAAATGAGCCCTATGATCCCACCGACCCAGATACTTATTTTGTAGAGGTATAAATTATTTTAAAGATATAATGAAAAAATTAAAGGTAATGACGGTCGTTGGAACGCGCCCGGAGATTATTAGATTATCAAGAGTATTGGAAGCACTGGATAGATCTAATGCTGTTGAACATATTATCGTCCATACAGGACAGAATTATGACTACGAGTTGAATCAGGTTTTTTTCGAAGATTTGGGATTACGTAAGCCTGATTATTTTTTGGAGGCTGCTGGTAAGACCGCAACTGAGACAGTGGGCAATATCTTGATAAAAATAGACCCCTTGTTAGAGGAATTGAAACCGGAGGCCTTTTTGGTATTGGGTGATACCAACTCATGTCTTTGCGCGATACCGGCTAAGAAACGTCATATTCCAATCTTCCATATGGAGGCGGGGAATAGATGCTTTGATCAGCGGGTACCAGAAGAGACCAACCGTAAAATCGTGGATCATACAGCAGATGTAAACCTTACCTATTCGGATATTGCGCGTGAATATCTATTGCGTGAGGGGTTGCCTGCAGATCGAATTATTAAGACAGGTTCGCCTATGTTTGAGGTGCTTAATCATTACCTTCCTCAAATTAAAGCTTCGGATGTGCTATCCAAATTGAATTTAGAGGACCGTAAATTTTTCGTGGTTTCTTCTCATCGTGAGGAGAATATTAATTCGGAAAAGAATTTTAGAGGTTTGATTGATTCATTAAATGCGATAGCAGAACAGTATAAGATGCCGATTATCGTATCCACTCATCCTCGTACGCGTAATATGATTGATAAGATGCAGATAGCCGTGCGCCCTGAAGTTCAATTTCTGAAGCCCTTAGGATTTCACGACTATAATGCGTTGCAGATGCGGTCATTTGCTGTTTTATCGGATTCTGGGACCATATCTGAGGAGTCATCTATTTTGAATTTCAGAGCACTGAATATTCGTCAGGCTCACGAGCGGCCAGAAGCGATGGAGGAAGCATCTGTCATGATGGTGGGACTGTCTCCAGAGCGTGTTTTACAAGGACTGGTGCAGGTATT encodes:
- a CDS encoding glycosyltransferase; this encodes MREIFGILVTYNSDIQKLERNIESILDQVDKVVIFDNGSGNREDIAKSDIIGRCEVYYSDKNIGLGGAYNYWLNKYCQNYSYFVTFDQDTWIPSNTLVLLQSILDSNRNIGIVGPSFSRSNSSTTEDGKVLDTYTIIQSCCLFRTELLQKVGGFNEDYFIDSVDFEYCLRVGKAGYRVVKYDGVTIEHSLGSAKRKFGINYYSHNCLRNYYIARNHRHISSTYFMDFPYFILKKNFFFVLHILKVLFLEMDMKKIKCLFKGLMNKSYE
- a CDS encoding glycosyl hydrolase family 28-related protein — its product is MNRLSFLSVLASSSCFYKGSSKNERETVNEIAAVNNDARSSSIIDIKQYGVKGDGHIDDSRAIQVAVDDCIKFKKTLYLSRPSKSYLCKSKIIISGQIYIYGDGMSMCGLNFLNSDGFEILEGVSNVIFERFSINQAIRYTQTRNLFTAIKVLGSTKKRPYTHVYRDVFIDGFNTAFDSSWLWDSHFDNIKVLFGQIGFNIKGTSVNNNISNCSVSVSGGGSKGVFFSDAQQATEGWRITNLLTYNADIGIHSLYTSNVYVTTPILDFCKEYGILLESGKGPSTNWQVLGGYIAMSGRSKSAISVNNEVNNNQIRGCKISNVDILAYPGSSCEYGIELKGVLDQKAALNANSFTNIKNEYFAK
- a CDS encoding glycosyltransferase; amino-acid sequence: MKESLNPIVPFICVNYGTYTETVKYIENVIGLKFGQRALIIVIDNTPDEFDFNKLLEYKEENHLEDAVLKIIRDENRGYFQGLNVGVKYARSLNNDSGYYVVGNNDIIFEDDFIKYILDYQLDSDTLIICPDVITTEGSHENPHVLRKMGFLRKLKYQVYYSNYFIAKILSTLKSTERRFKRYDSQKKNIHMGIGALYILTPNFFKHFDFLWEDVFLYGEEAILAGQVGSVNGKILYDPSFVCYHNESSTTSKIEPASKYKIVQQSYKVYKKYL
- the wecB gene encoding non-hydrolyzing UDP-N-acetylglucosamine 2-epimerase gives rise to the protein MKKLKVMTVVGTRPEIIRLSRVLEALDRSNAVEHIIVHTGQNYDYELNQVFFEDLGLRKPDYFLEAAGKTATETVGNILIKIDPLLEELKPEAFLVLGDTNSCLCAIPAKKRHIPIFHMEAGNRCFDQRVPEETNRKIVDHTADVNLTYSDIAREYLLREGLPADRIIKTGSPMFEVLNHYLPQIKASDVLSKLNLEDRKFFVVSSHREENINSEKNFRGLIDSLNAIAEQYKMPIIVSTHPRTRNMIDKMQIAVRPEVQFLKPLGFHDYNALQMRSFAVLSDSGTISEESSILNFRALNIRQAHERPEAMEEASVMMVGLSPERVLQGLVQVLEQKIDGERNFRPVADYSMPNVSDKVVRIIISYTDYIKRVVWSEEI
- a CDS encoding glycosyltransferase; this translates as MIKVAFCIREDYKTRGGGDAVQMLKTKQYLEFHTKDIEIQVLTNPAELTKDRFDLCHIFNFSTYKLSGAFIEKAKSEGIKIAASPIYWDYSVLIYAIFSKLRLSKLNSTILSLEKLISKIIGVFYPLIFLSSKKFRAIVSSFVYNCDILLPNSEEEMTLLCQFIKRKKATINYDVVVNACEAHYVFDLEKQKAVNLLLAQGNIKGDFVLQVGRIEPIKNQINLVKALEKDSDIPIVFIGAISHREYYDTLARICNRRGNVYFISEVDHELIYDFYRRAKLHVLPSLRESPGLVSLEALSMGCPIIVSDYPYSPFETYFGEKVTKIDPLNISDIRTKVLKEFCNNEEKKSGFKAFTWEMTAEQTYNAYVKILKK
- a CDS encoding polysaccharide biosynthesis protein: MEIKRKVLLITGGTGSFGTAVLNRFLSGDHFKEIRIFSRDEKKQDDMRNLYRNDKIKYYIGDVRDYSSVEPATRGVDYVFHAAALKQVPSCEFFPMQAVKTNVEGTQNVIRAAASNGVKKVICLSTDKAAYPINAMGISKAMMEKVAVAEARNLTETTVCLTRYGNVMASRGSVIPLFLNQIQKGEPITITDPNMSRFFMSLEDAVDLVLFAFEHGNPGDLFVNKAPAGSIGDLAKALIQLTGKEVPVKIIGTRHGEKLYETLCTREEMMKAEDMGDFYRVPADNRDLNYAKYFSEGEQDVSRIEDYHSHNTTQQGVDGLKDLISKLPLIRKEVFGEDVMQYPY
- a CDS encoding polysaccharide pyruvyl transferase family protein; amino-acid sequence: MYKFSIRGGYGVSNFGDDLLMIVFENYLIKEFPESLLNFESQGLNYPVKLLKRSSYDVKSFKEDWLIYGGGTQFFAFSDKNEFTLLQRIRRAMLSPEIILNKIQRYFAKPKKVNIAILGLGLGPFYNEEYISIVKDLLKDTKYIGLRDEQSYLYCRDWDIKATLGADVVFSSYFYLPPFKGNEVTQKSKKIGVIVRDWEWEESGRAYFEPILDFVEDYQSRPDIEIHYILFSTKKDKEWITLIGDSKRIIWNPDESTVDDFLKVLANFDGFISARYHGAIVGALLGKPVIAIEIEPKLRLLRDQIPEMQLWSKPFDLEELKNLVEKMDFNVDYSNSISKLRNASDKMLLEFRELVNLNRL
- a CDS encoding polysaccharide biosynthesis C-terminal domain-containing protein is translated as MKRIGITGQQGFVGSHLYNTLGLFPDEFERVNFKRAYFDDAEALDEFVRKCDVVVHLAAMNRHESEQVIYDTNVKLAKDLVASLERTKSTAHILISSSTQEERDNLYGKSKKEGREAIASWAEAKGGKLTGLIIPNVFGAFGKPFYNSFVATFCYQLTHREQPIIAHDGEVTLIYVQELVDEIINQIRREEHRPHCVIEHTATKKVSEVLALLEGFKEMYLENGEIPILENSFELNLFNTYRSYMDYGNLYPRHFQLHTDSRGTFVEIIRMGIGGQSSYSTTVPGITRGNHFHTRKIERFAVIKGKALIQLRKVDTDEIFDFYLDGTQPSYVDMPIWYTHNIKNIGNEELITMFWINEPYDPTDPDTYFVEV